The following nucleotide sequence is from Apium graveolens cultivar Ventura chromosome 4, ASM990537v1, whole genome shotgun sequence.
TACAATGACAATATCATATGTCTCACGTGGCGACTCACGAATCACTTCTCCACTAACTCCCCCCCTATATAAACCCCCCTTTCTCCCCAAAATATACCATCATCTAATTTCTAATATCTCTCTCTAATATCTCTCTGAATACTCTTCCTATATATTTTCCTCCATCAATTTCTCGCCCTCTAAATCTTCCTAAAATGACGGTTGATTCTACCATCTCTTCTCCTCTTGGCCCTCCCGCTTGCGAGAAAGACGCAAAGGCTCTTCACTTTATCGAAAACATGACTCGAAACACTGACTCCGTGCAAGTTAATGTTCTCGCCGAGATTTTGGCCCAAAATGCTGATACTGAATATCTCCGTACATTTCATCTTAATGGTGCCACGGACCGTGACACTTTCAAGTCCAAAATCCCCGTCGTTGGCTATGACGAGCTTCATCCTTACATTAAACGAATTGCGGACGGTGATCGCTCTCCCATCCTCTCTTCTAAACCCATCTCCGAGTTTCTCACCAGGTATATAAACCACGTGTTTTAATCATAAATTTGTACAaacatttttatttaaaaataaatgtTAAGTTACGGGCTCTTCTGACGCTAATATAAATATGTGTTTTTTACAGTTCTGGTACATCTGCTGGGGAAAGAAAGCTTATGCCTACAATTGCTGAGGAGTGGGACCGTAGGCAGAAACTATACAGCCTTCTCATGCCTGTGATGAATTTGTACGTTATCATTCACTTTATATAATTTTTCTACTTATATTGATGTTTCTTGGTCAAAAATTATGGCTAGTCGGTTTTGGCTGATAAATGATAATGTTTGGCGAAAATAGGTATGTTCCAAATTTGAACAAAGGAAAGGGGCTGTACTTTTACTTCATAAAGGCAGAAACCAAGACCCCTAGTGGCTTGGTGGCTCGTCCAGTGCTAACTAGTTACTACAAAAGTGACCAATTCAGAAACAGGCCATATGATCCATACAATGTCAACACTAGCCCTGATGAGGCCATTCTCTGTCCTGATTCCTTCCAAAGCATGTACTCTCAAATGCTTTGTGGCCTTCTTATGCGCGAACAAGTCCTGCGCATGGGTGCTGTTTTTGCATCCGGTCTCGTCCGAGCCGTTCGCTTTCTCCAACTCAATTGGAAGCAATTGGCTCAGGACTTTGCGACCGGGACTCTCTATTCTAAAATTACTGACCCTTCTGTTCGGGGAGTGGTGTCTGACATGTTAAAGCCTAACCCGGAGCTTGCTAAATTCATCACCGAGCAATGTTCTGATGAGAATTGGGAGGGGATTATCACAAGAATTTGGCCTAATACCAAATATCTCGACGTCATTGTGACCGGTGCAATGGCTCAGTACATTCCCACACTTGATTACTATAGCAATGGATTACCAAAATATTGTACCATGTACGCGTCTTCCGAGTGTTACTTTGGGCTTAACTTAAAGCCCGTGTGTGATCCATCACAAGTCTCTTATACCATCATGCCTAACATGGGATACTTTGAGTTTCTCCCACATGACTCCACGTCATCCGTGACTCTCTCACGTGATTCGCCACCACCTCTCCTCGACCTGGCTGATTTGGAGCTCGGAAAGGAGTACGAGCTCGTGATTTCAACTTATGCAGGTCTTTGCCGATACCGAGTTGGTGACATTTTGCGTGTCACGGGATTCCATAACTCAGCTCCTCAGTTCAAGTTCATTAGGAGGAAGAACGTACTCCTCAGCATTGACTCCGATAAGACTGATGAGGCCGAACTACAAAGCGCCATCGACAATGCATCCGTGCTGTTACGTGAATTCAACACTACCATTGTGGAGTACACTAGCTACGGTGATGCAAAAACCATCCCGGGGCATTATGTCATATATTGGGAACTGCTAGTAAAAGACTCGAAAAACCAACCCACTGATGCGGCGTTGAACCAATGTTGTCTAGCTATGGAAGAATCGTTTAACTCCGTGTATAGACAAGGCCGAGTTGCGGACAACTCAATAGGACCACTTGAAATCAGGATTGTGAAAAACGGAACATTTGAGGAGCTCATGGACTACGCAATATCTAGAGGCGCATCAATCAATCAATACAAAGTCCCAAGATGCGTTAGCTTCACACCTATCTTGGAACTACTAGACTCAAGAGTTGTGTCAACACATTTTAGCCCAGCAGCCCCACAGTGGACCCCAGAAAGACGTCGTTGACTATGTTTACCCCATGTTCGTAGTTGCTAGTTGCTAGTTGCTACGATTGAAGTGACTGAAAGAAGAAACTAAAATAAAAGAGTATGTAGAAAGTAAAAAAAGACAGTCGGCTTTTTCAAAGTTGATTGTGATCTATCAGTGAAAAGTGTCGTTAGTGTTGTTTGAAATGTCAGGGAAATTGTCTTGTGTTTTTTTGTAGGTTCAAATAATCTGTGCGCACCATGTAATTTATCTAGAGGCGTATCATTGTCTTTCTTTTTAACTTTTTTGTCTAAAGTTACAAATAAAGACGTTTAATTTGTGTTTATGGTCCGCTTTACGTGgacacttttattcatttctttattTATGTCATTGTTGTTTTACTTTTGCTTAACGAGTTTCCGGGCTATTCTTCATTAAGAAATAGCGTTTACTTAAATTAACAAcgtaaatatatttaaaaattttaaggaCACTACTAAAAGGTAAATTTAGATGACACTAACACAATTTACTACTTCAACGCAACTAAAttctaaatttataaaaaatataattctGAGAGATTAGTCCATCAATCCAACTACATATCTAGACATTACTATTGGGCTTTCGTCCTAATTATCGATAAACTTCTCCctttttctctatttttttgAGAAAATTGTCAAGACAAACTTCGACACTAGAAAAGGATAAATATTCATAAAGGTACGAGCAATTTATCAATAACAATTAACAAGCATTTTGTTGGTGTTACGCATCATTTGCTACAAAATATAATTGGTCATATgaataaaaatactttttaagTTATTTAAGGTAAATATATATtgttttcaaatttttatatattattataaattgtattgtaaaataaaaatgaacttatatctaatttgatcactaaaaaatcattttatcaTAAATAAATTAAGTAATTgcataaatacataatatttcttCCATACATACCCAAAAAAACGATAAAATTACATTCATAATCTAGAAGTATATAAAATTTCATAGAGAATCATTATACATATTGTTAGTTGATGCATATTAACTCAGTAAACTAGTGTAAAGATGTTAGTATGAATTAAACTAAACAAACTTAAGAACTAAGTAATTAACTAATCGTGTACTAAATATATACAGAATTGAAGGTTTGTTATGCATGTGCCGGTTAAGCATATGAGTTGTCGAACAGGATGTGCTATAGTGTGCAAGTATGTACACTATTAGCCTGGATCAATACTACTAATATGCCCCCTCAAGTTTGAGGGTGACTAAGATGGAAGAGCGGACAAGATCAACTTGTAACTTGTAGAAGATGAGGAGAAGGAACAATCTTAGTTAGCACATCAGCTAATTGGTGTTTAGTGGGTAAATAAGAAAGTTGTAGAAGACCCTCAAGAACCTTGTCACGGTGAAATGACAATCAAATTCAATACGTTTGGTTTGTTCGTGGAAAACCGGATTCTTGGAGATGCAGAGTGCAGAATGGTTATTACAATGTAAGGTTACATGAGCTAAGTCTGTAACACCGAATTCTTCTAAAACACGAACAAGCCATGTAATCTCAGAAATAATAGAAGCCATGGAACGGTATTCGGCTTCAGAAGATGATCGGGATACCATACGTTGCTTCTTGGATTTCTGAGAAATAGGGGAGTTGATTAATAAGACCAATAGCCAGTAATGGAACGTCTGGTATCAAAGCAGGATGCCCATTCAGAATTAGAGAAAGCTTGCACCTTAAGAGTATCAGAAGCTTTGAGTAAAATCCCTTCTCCAATAGTATGAGCCACATAATGTAAAGTATGATTAAGAGCATGAAGATGTGGGATACGGGGGTTATGTAAGAACTGACTAAGAGTCTGAACAACATAAGAGAAATCTGGTTTCATATTTGTGAGGTAATTTAGCTTACCAACCAAGGTCATATAGTAATTGACCATCAGTGAGATTCAACTTGAGGTTTAAAGGTAGGGAGTGGAAACAGATTCATAAATGTCTAACGAACAATCCTTGAGAAGATATGTGGTGAATTTTTGTTAAGTCTGTAATACACCCTCTGTCACATACCCAACCTCAATGCCTAAAAAGTAATATAAAATACCTAGATCCTTGATGCTATAAACTTTATCAAGAGGGAACTTTAGACATTCAATTTTGACTTGATTATCACCAGTAAGAATAATATCGTCGATGTACACAACAACAATAGTAGTTAAGCCATCACAATTCTTGATAAACAGACTATAATCATTTTTGATTGTTTTTAACCTTGGAATAGTAATTCTTGAAGCAATTTAAAGAACCACTCACGAGAggcttgctttaaaccatataaaGATTTTTTAAGACGATAAACCTAATTTACTTTATGAGGAACATCGTTAGGAACTTTCATGAAAACTTCCTCCTTTAAATCGTCGTGTAAAAATGCATTGTTAATGTCCAATTTGTACAGTTTCCGATTTCTACTAGCTACCAAAGCAATCAAACAACGAACCGTGGTCATTTTACCGACTGCAGAAAGCGTTTTATCGTAATCTATACCATGTTTCTGGTTGAACCCTTTGGCAACCAGTTTGGCTTTGCAACGTTCAAGGGAACCATCAACTTTAAGTTTTACTTTAAACACCCATTTGTTACCTATGACTTTCTTTCCAGGTGGCAAATCGACTAAATCACAAGTGTTATTATCAGCAAGAACCTTGAGCTCTTTATTGATTTTATCAATCCACAAGGGATGCTGACATGCCTCTTGATAATTTTTAGGCTCTTGAATAACAGAATTTTGAGAAAGAAAGGCTTTATGGACAGAAGGTAGTGCATCATACGTGACAAGAATACACCAATGAGGTGCACTCTGTAAATTGCTGAGATGACAGTGATATGAAGATAATTATGAAGGTGCTTTCTTGATCCTTGTAGAATGTCTTACAGGAATAACTGGTAGAATATCAGATTGAGCAGATGATGAAGTTTGTGTTGATGCAGAAGAATTATCAGGAGAAGTATGAAGAAATGTAGATGGTGTAGTTGTAAAGGGAGAATGAGCATTGTTATCACTATTAGCCTGATCAATACTACTAGTATGATCAACACTATCAGTAagattataaaaaaatcagaatcaTCAACAAAAG
It contains:
- the LOC141719386 gene encoding putative indole-3-acetic acid-amido synthetase GH3.1, giving the protein MTVDSTISSPLGPPACEKDAKALHFIENMTRNTDSVQVNVLAEILAQNADTEYLRTFHLNGATDRDTFKSKIPVVGYDELHPYIKRIADGDRSPILSSKPISEFLTSSGTSAGERKLMPTIAEEWDRRQKLYSLLMPVMNLYVPNLNKGKGLYFYFIKAETKTPSGLVARPVLTSYYKSDQFRNRPYDPYNVNTSPDEAILCPDSFQSMYSQMLCGLLMREQVLRMGAVFASGLVRAVRFLQLNWKQLAQDFATGTLYSKITDPSVRGVVSDMLKPNPELAKFITEQCSDENWEGIITRIWPNTKYLDVIVTGAMAQYIPTLDYYSNGLPKYCTMYASSECYFGLNLKPVCDPSQVSYTIMPNMGYFEFLPHDSTSSVTLSRDSPPPLLDLADLELGKEYELVISTYAGLCRYRVGDILRVTGFHNSAPQFKFIRRKNVLLSIDSDKTDEAELQSAIDNASVLLREFNTTIVEYTSYGDAKTIPGHYVIYWELLVKDSKNQPTDAALNQCCLAMEESFNSVYRQGRVADNSIGPLEIRIVKNGTFEELMDYAISRGASINQYKVPRCVSFTPILELLDSRVVSTHFSPAAPQWTPERRR